One part of the Glycine max cultivar Williams 82 chromosome 14, Glycine_max_v4.0, whole genome shotgun sequence genome encodes these proteins:
- the LOC100791702 gene encoding calmodulin, with translation MADQLTDEQISEFKEAFSLFDKDGDGCITTKELGTVMRSLGQNPTEAELQDMINEVDADGNGTIDFPEFLNLMARKMKDTDSEEELKEAFRVFDKDQNGFISAAELRHVMTNLGEKLTDEEVDEMIREADVDGDGQINYEEFVKVMMAK, from the exons ATGGCCGATCAGCTCACCGACGAACAGATCTCTGAGTTCAAGGAAGCCTTTAGCCTCTTCGACAAGGACGGCGATG GTTGTATTACCACCAAGGAACTTGGGACTGTGATGCGGTCGCTTGGGCAGAACCCAACTGAGGCTGAGCTGCAGGACATGATAAATGAGGTTGATGCTGATGGGAATGGTACCATTGATTTCCCAGAATTCCTCAATCTCATGGCGCGCAAGATGAAAGACACTGATTCAGAGGAAGAGCTGAAGGAGGCTTTCCGTGTGTTTGACAAGGATCAGAATGGTTTCATCTCTGCAGCAGAGCTCCGCCACGTAATGACCAATCTCGGTGAGAAGCTGACTGATGAGGAAGTCGATGAGATGATTCGTGAGGCTGACGTTGATGGTGATGGGCAGATCAACTACGAGGAGTTTGTCAAAGTCATGATGGCCAAGTGA